A stretch of Nonomuraea africana DNA encodes these proteins:
- a CDS encoding ribose-phosphate diphosphokinase — MTSIKQPGSKELMLFSGRAYPELAEEVANHVGVSLTPTKLIDFANGEIYARYLESVRGCDAFVIQSHTGPINKWIMEQLIMVDALKRASAKRITVVMPFFGYARQDKKGRGREPITARLMADIFKTAGADRLMSIDLHTSQIQGFFDGPVDHLFAMPVLESYLKDKLDLANTTIVSPDTGRVRLSERWADTLGTPMAFIHKRRDLDVANSVKVNEVVGKVRGRTCVLIDDMIDTAGTICKAADALYEQGATNVIVAATHAVFSDPAVDRLKNSRISEVIVTNTLPLTEEKRFDKLTVLSIAPLIGRAITEVFSDGSVTSLFEGNS, encoded by the coding sequence GTGACGAGCATCAAACAGCCGGGATCCAAGGAGCTGATGCTCTTTTCTGGACGGGCCTATCCTGAGCTGGCCGAAGAGGTGGCCAACCACGTCGGGGTCTCGCTCACGCCGACGAAGCTGATCGACTTCGCCAACGGCGAGATCTACGCGCGCTACCTCGAGTCGGTACGCGGGTGCGACGCCTTCGTGATCCAGAGCCACACCGGGCCGATCAACAAGTGGATCATGGAGCAGCTCATCATGGTCGACGCGCTGAAGCGGGCCTCCGCCAAGCGCATCACCGTGGTCATGCCGTTCTTCGGCTACGCCCGCCAGGACAAGAAGGGCCGCGGGCGCGAGCCCATCACGGCCAGGCTGATGGCCGACATCTTCAAGACCGCGGGCGCCGACCGGCTGATGTCCATCGACCTGCACACCTCGCAGATCCAGGGCTTCTTCGACGGGCCCGTGGACCACCTGTTCGCGATGCCGGTGCTCGAGAGCTACCTGAAGGACAAGCTCGACCTGGCCAACACCACGATCGTCTCGCCCGACACCGGCCGCGTGCGGTTGTCCGAGCGGTGGGCCGACACGCTCGGCACGCCCATGGCCTTCATCCACAAGCGGCGCGACCTCGACGTGGCCAACTCGGTGAAGGTCAACGAGGTGGTCGGAAAGGTGCGCGGCCGCACCTGCGTGCTGATCGACGACATGATCGACACCGCCGGCACGATCTGCAAGGCCGCCGACGCGCTGTACGAGCAGGGCGCCACGAACGTGATCGTGGCGGCCACGCACGCGGTCTTCTCCGACCCCGCGGTCGACCGGCTGAAGAACTCCCGCATCTCCGAGGTGATCGTGACCAACACGCTGCCGCTGACGGAGGAGAAGAGGTTCGACAAGCTGACGGTGCTGTCCATCGCGCCGCTCATCGGCAGGGCGATCACCGAGGTGTTCAGCGACGGGTCGGTGACGAGCCTGTTCGAAGGCAACTCCTGA
- the glmU gene encoding bifunctional UDP-N-acetylglucosamine diphosphorylase/glucosamine-1-phosphate N-acetyltransferase GlmU — translation MSVPRPAAVIVLAAGEGTRMKSQTPKVLHELCGRSLVDHMLAAARELDPERLIVVIGHAKERVGDHLARTSPDAKAVVQSEQRGTGHAVRTVLEEMGTIAGTVLVTYGDTPLLRAETLGRLLDTHAKDGNAVTVLTAEVPDPTGYGRIVRDATGGVLEIVEEKDAGPAQRAIREMNSGVYAFDGSLLADAVKRVSSDNAQGEEYLTDVLSILRQEGHRVGAHVADDYVEVEGVNDRVQLAFARGVLNRRILERHMRAGVTVVDPSSTFVDVSVEIEPDVVIHPATQLHGRTRIETGAEVGPATTLTDTFVGPGAVVRNAVADSAVIGAEASVGPYAYLRPGTELGHKAKAGTYVEMKNAKVGARSKVPHLSYVGDATIGEDVNIGASTVFVNYDGVNKHHTTIGDGVFAGCDTMLVAPVTVGDGAYTAAGSVIVDDVPPGAMGVARARQRNIEKWVLRRRAGTKSAAAAERALAEQERESGT, via the coding sequence GTGAGTGTGCCGCGCCCGGCCGCAGTCATCGTCCTCGCCGCAGGCGAGGGCACCCGGATGAAGAGCCAGACCCCCAAGGTCCTTCATGAGCTGTGCGGCCGCTCCTTGGTCGACCACATGCTCGCCGCCGCCAGGGAGCTCGATCCCGAACGGCTCATCGTCGTCATCGGTCACGCCAAGGAACGGGTCGGCGACCACCTGGCCCGCACCAGCCCCGACGCGAAGGCCGTCGTGCAGAGCGAGCAGCGCGGCACCGGTCACGCCGTGCGCACGGTGCTCGAGGAGATGGGCACGATCGCCGGCACGGTGCTGGTCACCTACGGAGACACCCCGCTGCTTCGTGCGGAGACGCTGGGGCGGCTGCTGGACACCCACGCCAAGGACGGGAACGCGGTCACGGTGCTGACCGCGGAGGTCCCCGACCCGACCGGGTACGGACGGATCGTGCGCGACGCGACGGGCGGCGTCCTCGAGATCGTCGAGGAGAAGGACGCCGGTCCCGCGCAGCGGGCGATCAGGGAGATGAACTCAGGCGTGTACGCCTTCGACGGGTCGCTGCTGGCCGACGCGGTCAAGCGGGTGTCGTCCGACAACGCGCAGGGCGAGGAGTACCTCACCGACGTGCTGTCGATCCTGCGTCAGGAGGGCCACCGGGTCGGGGCGCACGTCGCCGACGACTACGTCGAGGTCGAGGGGGTCAACGACCGGGTGCAGCTGGCGTTCGCGCGCGGGGTGCTCAACCGGCGGATCCTCGAGCGGCACATGCGGGCGGGCGTGACGGTCGTCGACCCGTCCAGCACGTTCGTCGACGTGTCCGTGGAGATCGAGCCTGACGTCGTGATCCATCCCGCCACGCAGCTGCACGGCCGTACCCGCATCGAGACCGGCGCCGAGGTCGGCCCGGCGACCACGCTGACCGACACCTTCGTCGGCCCCGGCGCGGTGGTGCGCAACGCGGTCGCCGACAGCGCGGTGATCGGCGCGGAGGCCTCGGTCGGACCCTACGCCTACCTGCGGCCGGGCACCGAGCTCGGGCACAAGGCCAAGGCGGGCACCTACGTCGAGATGAAGAACGCCAAGGTCGGGGCGCGGTCGAAGGTGCCGCACCTGTCCTATGTCGGCGACGCGACGATCGGCGAGGACGTCAACATCGGCGCCTCCACGGTCTTCGTCAACTACGACGGGGTCAACAAGCACCACACCACCATCGGAGACGGCGTCTTCGCGGGGTGTGACACCATGCTGGTCGCTCCGGTGACCGTCGGCGACGGCGCCTACACGGCGGCCGGATCGGTCATCGTCGACGACGTTCCCCCAGGGGCGATGGGCGTGGCCAGAGCGCGGCAGCGCAACATCGAGAAATGGGTCTTGCGCAGGCGCGCGGGCACGAAGTCGGCTGCGGCGGCCGAGAGGGCGCTGGCCGAGCAAGAGCGGGAGAGTGGCACGTGA
- a CDS encoding acyl-CoA desaturase, producing the protein MTVLVDRPAPGPKPDVDPEPKTRAELVIFGLVVGLPLAAIAAAVPLAWGWNLLSWTDIAIAAVFYVVTGLGVTVGLHRYFTHGSFKAKRPMKIALGIAGSLSLEMSVLDWVATHRKHHKFSDKEGDPHSPWRFGPGFRSMTKGLLYAHMGWLFESERTNREKYAPDLYKDPDIIKLHKWFPALAITSIFLPAVLGGLLTWSWQGALTAFFWGSLVRIGLLHHVTWSINSICHVFGEEAFQSRDKSRNVWWLAIPSFGESWHNLHHSDPTCARHGALKGQIDLSAGLIRIFERLGWVHDVRWPTPERLAAKRIG; encoded by the coding sequence ATGACCGTTCTTGTCGACCGACCGGCGCCCGGTCCCAAGCCAGATGTAGACCCCGAGCCCAAGACCAGGGCCGAGTTGGTCATCTTCGGCCTCGTCGTGGGTCTCCCCCTGGCCGCGATCGCGGCCGCCGTGCCGTTGGCATGGGGCTGGAACCTCCTGAGCTGGACCGACATCGCGATCGCCGCCGTGTTCTACGTGGTCACGGGGCTGGGCGTGACCGTCGGTCTGCACCGCTACTTCACGCACGGCTCGTTCAAGGCCAAGCGGCCGATGAAGATCGCGCTGGGCATCGCCGGCAGCCTCTCGCTGGAGATGTCCGTGCTCGACTGGGTCGCCACCCACCGCAAGCACCACAAGTTCTCCGACAAGGAGGGCGACCCCCACTCGCCGTGGCGCTTCGGGCCCGGCTTCAGGTCGATGACCAAGGGTCTGCTCTACGCGCACATGGGCTGGTTGTTCGAGAGCGAGCGGACCAACAGGGAGAAGTACGCCCCTGACCTGTACAAGGACCCCGACATCATCAAGCTGCACAAGTGGTTCCCGGCGCTGGCCATCACCTCGATCTTCCTTCCCGCCGTCCTCGGCGGGCTGCTGACCTGGTCGTGGCAGGGCGCGCTGACCGCCTTCTTCTGGGGCTCGCTGGTGCGCATCGGCCTGCTGCACCACGTGACGTGGTCGATCAACTCGATCTGTCACGTGTTCGGCGAGGAGGCCTTCCAGAGCCGCGACAAGTCGCGCAACGTGTGGTGGCTGGCGATTCCCTCGTTCGGCGAGTCGTGGCACAACCTGCACCACTCCGACCCGACGTGCGCCCGGCACGGGGCGCTGAAGGGCCAGATCGACCTCAGCGCCGGCCTGATCCGGATCTTCGAGCGGCTGGGCTGGGTCCACGACGTCCGCTGGCCGACTCCTGAGCGCCTGGCGGCGAAGCGCATTGGCTAG
- a CDS encoding TetR/AcrR family transcriptional regulator: MTGRERREQLITISRTLFAEKGFDGTSIEEIAATAQVSKPVVYEHFGGKEGVYAVVVDREMQKLLGMITSALAASHSLIKLERAALALLQYIEESSEGFRILVRDSHAASGTGTFASLISEIASQVEDVLADEFKGRGYDPKLAPMYAQMLVGMVALTGQWWLDVRKPGREEVASHLVNLAWNGLTGLNPTPQITATSKGLELSAMAPLPPRPTEKELKEAQKARARELKEAEKARERELKERERLLREAEKAREREEKLRQREARLAERAAKLEQE; this comes from the coding sequence ATGACCGGTAGAGAGCGAAGAGAGCAGCTGATCACGATCAGTCGCACTCTGTTCGCCGAGAAGGGGTTCGACGGGACCTCCATCGAGGAGATCGCCGCCACGGCGCAGGTGTCCAAGCCTGTGGTGTACGAACACTTCGGCGGTAAGGAGGGCGTCTACGCGGTGGTGGTCGATCGCGAGATGCAGAAACTGCTCGGCATGATCACCTCGGCGCTGGCGGCGTCGCATTCGCTGATCAAGCTGGAGCGCGCGGCGCTGGCGCTGCTGCAGTACATCGAGGAGAGCAGCGAGGGCTTCCGCATCCTGGTGCGCGACTCGCACGCGGCCTCGGGGACCGGCACGTTCGCGAGCCTGATCAGTGAGATCGCCAGCCAGGTCGAGGACGTCCTGGCCGACGAGTTCAAGGGCAGGGGCTACGATCCGAAGCTCGCCCCGATGTACGCCCAGATGCTGGTGGGCATGGTGGCGCTGACCGGCCAGTGGTGGCTCGACGTGCGCAAGCCTGGACGCGAGGAGGTCGCCTCGCACCTGGTGAACCTGGCGTGGAACGGCCTGACGGGCCTCAACCCCACCCCGCAGATCACCGCGACGAGCAAGGGCCTGGAGCTGTCGGCCATGGCGCCGTTGCCGCCGCGGCCCACCGAGAAGGAGCTCAAGGAGGCGCAGAAGGCACGCGCCAGAGAGCTCAAGGAGGCCGAGAAGGCCAGGGAGCGCGAGCTGAAGGAGCGCGAGCGGCTCCTGCGCGAGGCGGAGAAGGCCAGGGAGCGCGAGGAGAAGCTGCGCCAGCGCGAGGCGCGACTCGCCGAGCGGGCGGCGAAACTCGAACAAGAGTGA
- a CDS encoding RNA degradosome polyphosphate kinase: protein MSVELLSSGNDLPLPQERFLNREESWLQFNERVLELAEDPSLPLLERVRFLAIFASNLDEFFRVRVAGLKRRMATGLLLRTKSGLKPREELARIATIADGLAKRHAALFHERICPQLAAEGIEIVRWDDLGRDERTELRKLFRERIRPVLTPLAVDPAHPFPYISGLSLNLAVVVRNPATDHTVFARVKVPSQLPRFVAASKNRFVPLEDVIAAHLGQLFKGMEILQHHAFRVTRNEDLDVDEDVTENLMKALEKELLKRRFGPAVRLEVEETITPEVLELLVDELDVAPHEIYRVDGPLDLTGLDAIADLDRGELSFRPFVPAEAIHAEDDIFSVLRERDVLLHHPYDSFATSVQRFIEEAAEDPQVLAIKQTLYRTSGDSPIVNALIDAAEAGKQVVVVVEIKARFDEHANISWARKLEKAGCHVVYGVVGLKTHCKLALVVRQEPSGELRRYCHIGTGNYNPKTARLYEDFGLLTADPLVGEDVTDLFIHLTGYSNHSAYRRLLVAPHSLRGGLLARIEREIAHQQAGRPARIRMKTNSLVDEQLIDALYRASRAGVQVDLWVRGICALRPGIPGLSENIRVRSVLGRFLEHSRVYEFGLGRRPEIWIGSADLMRRNLDRRVEALVKVTGQSHRAYLIELMDLAMADTANCWWLNSDGTWSRHVGDDLQSHLIGTRRWRTVDD from the coding sequence ATGTCCGTCGAGCTCCTGTCCTCTGGAAACGACCTGCCCCTGCCTCAGGAGCGGTTCCTCAACCGTGAGGAGAGCTGGCTCCAGTTCAACGAACGGGTGCTGGAGCTGGCCGAGGACCCCTCCCTCCCCCTTCTCGAACGGGTGCGCTTCCTGGCGATCTTCGCGAGCAATCTCGACGAGTTCTTCCGGGTGCGGGTGGCGGGTCTCAAACGACGGATGGCGACGGGTCTGCTGCTGCGGACCAAGAGCGGGCTCAAGCCGCGCGAGGAGCTGGCGCGGATCGCGACGATCGCCGACGGCCTGGCCAAGCGGCACGCGGCTCTCTTCCACGAGCGGATCTGCCCGCAGCTGGCCGCCGAGGGCATCGAGATCGTGCGGTGGGACGACCTCGGCCGCGACGAGCGCACCGAGCTGCGCAAGCTGTTCAGGGAGCGGATCCGCCCGGTCCTGACGCCGCTGGCCGTCGACCCCGCCCACCCCTTCCCCTACATCTCCGGGCTGAGCCTCAACCTGGCCGTCGTGGTGCGCAACCCCGCCACCGACCACACCGTCTTCGCCAGGGTGAAGGTGCCCTCCCAGCTGCCCCGCTTCGTGGCCGCCTCGAAGAACAGGTTCGTCCCGCTGGAGGACGTGATCGCGGCCCATCTGGGCCAGCTGTTCAAGGGCATGGAGATCCTGCAGCACCACGCGTTCAGGGTGACCCGCAACGAGGACCTCGACGTCGACGAGGACGTCACCGAGAACCTCATGAAGGCGCTGGAGAAGGAGCTGCTCAAGCGCCGTTTCGGCCCCGCCGTTCGGCTGGAGGTCGAGGAGACGATCACACCCGAGGTGCTCGAGCTGCTGGTCGACGAGCTCGACGTGGCGCCGCACGAGATCTACCGGGTGGACGGCCCGCTCGACCTGACGGGTCTCGACGCCATCGCCGACCTGGACAGGGGCGAGCTGAGCTTCCGCCCGTTCGTCCCCGCCGAGGCCATCCACGCCGAGGACGACATCTTCAGCGTGCTGCGCGAGCGCGACGTGCTGCTGCACCACCCCTACGACTCCTTCGCCACCAGCGTGCAGCGCTTCATCGAGGAGGCGGCCGAGGACCCGCAGGTGCTGGCGATCAAGCAGACGCTCTACCGGACCAGCGGCGACTCCCCCATCGTGAACGCGCTGATCGACGCGGCCGAGGCGGGCAAGCAGGTCGTGGTGGTCGTGGAGATCAAGGCCCGCTTCGACGAGCACGCGAACATCTCGTGGGCCCGCAAGCTGGAGAAGGCCGGCTGCCACGTGGTCTACGGCGTGGTCGGGCTGAAGACGCACTGCAAGCTGGCGCTGGTCGTGCGGCAGGAGCCCTCGGGCGAGCTGCGCCGCTACTGCCACATCGGGACCGGCAACTACAACCCGAAGACGGCGCGCCTGTACGAGGACTTCGGCCTGCTCACCGCCGATCCGCTGGTCGGCGAGGACGTCACGGACCTGTTCATCCACCTGACCGGCTACTCCAACCATTCGGCCTACCGCAGGCTGCTGGTGGCGCCGCACTCGCTGCGGGGCGGGCTGCTGGCCAGGATCGAGCGAGAGATCGCCCACCAGCAGGCGGGCCGGCCCGCGCGCATCAGGATGAAGACCAACTCCCTGGTCGACGAGCAGCTGATCGACGCGCTCTACCGGGCCTCCCGCGCGGGCGTGCAGGTGGACCTGTGGGTCCGCGGGATCTGCGCGCTCCGTCCGGGGATTCCCGGCCTGTCGGAGAACATCCGCGTCCGTTCGGTGCTGGGGCGTTTCCTCGAGCACTCCAGGGTGTACGAGTTCGGCCTCGGCAGGCGTCCCGAGATCTGGATCGGCAGCGCCGACCTGATGCGCCGCAACCTCGACCGGCGGGTGGAGGCGCTGGTGAAGGTGACCGGCCAGTCGCACCGGGCCTACCTGATCGAGCTCATGGACCTGGCGATGGCCGACACCGCGAACTGCTGGTGGCTGAACTCCGACGGCACGTGGAGCCGCCACGTGGGCGACGACCTGCAGAGCCACCTGATAGGGACGCGGCGGTGGAGGACCGTTGACGACTGA
- a CDS encoding NUDIX hydrolase: protein MTTEPIRAAGAVVWRGDEVALVHRPKYDDWTFPKGKLKPGEHVIAAALREVREETGLTVHLGRALPAVHYLRKGRLKRVDYWIAHVVSGAFVPGPEVDDLVWLTRDAARARLTYEWDASLLTAPPPRTTPLLLVRHGSAGSRDEWEGDDDLRPLDADGLAQARTLATVLPAYRPAALLSSPSKRCVQTLPGAGLRLDPLLSEQGYDQAKSAELVRGLEGPAAVCSHGKVLPPLIDELSGLRMHLRKGAFAVLHRLDGEILHIERYSI from the coding sequence TTGACGACTGAACCGATCAGAGCCGCGGGGGCGGTCGTGTGGCGCGGCGACGAGGTCGCCCTCGTGCACCGTCCCAAGTACGACGACTGGACCTTCCCCAAGGGCAAGCTGAAGCCGGGCGAGCACGTGATCGCCGCGGCGCTCCGCGAGGTTCGCGAGGAGACGGGCCTCACCGTGCACCTCGGCAGGGCGCTGCCCGCCGTCCACTACCTCCGCAAGGGCCGGCTGAAGCGGGTCGACTACTGGATCGCCCACGTCGTCTCCGGCGCATTCGTCCCGGGGCCTGAGGTGGACGACCTGGTCTGGCTCACCCGCGACGCGGCCCGCGCCCGCCTCACCTACGAGTGGGACGCGAGCCTGCTGACCGCCCCTCCGCCGCGGACCACCCCCCTGCTGCTCGTACGGCACGGCAGCGCGGGCTCGCGCGACGAGTGGGAGGGCGACGACGACCTGCGCCCCCTCGACGCCGACGGCCTGGCCCAGGCGCGCACCCTTGCCACGGTGCTGCCCGCCTACCGGCCCGCCGCGCTGCTCAGCTCCCCGAGCAAGCGGTGCGTGCAGACGCTTCCAGGCGCCGGTCTGCGGCTCGACCCGCTGCTGAGCGAGCAGGGCTACGACCAGGCCAAGAGTGCCGAGCTCGTCCGCGGGCTCGAGGGGCCCGCGGCCGTGTGCAGCCACGGCAAGGTGCTCCCACCGCTGATCGACGAGCTCAGCGGGCTGCGCATGCACCTGCGCAAGGGCGCCTTCGCCGTCCTGCACCGCCTGGACGGCGAGATTCTCCACATCGAGCGCTACTCGATCTGA